One Odocoileus virginianus isolate 20LAN1187 ecotype Illinois chromosome 4, Ovbor_1.2, whole genome shotgun sequence DNA segment encodes these proteins:
- the MAP6D1 gene encoding MAP6 domain-containing protein 1 isoform X1: MAWPCISRLCCLARRWNQLDRSDVAVPLTLHNYSDLESEEPIPGVAPSRRGPSPAGARDPSRDVPLTQYQRDFGVWTAPAGSRDATQGRGQGASSRRAKTSAPHCRGVYVLPIGDADTAAVATTSYRILGQTPKKQHLRELWLCSPPQADGGSFELCWPHTQAPPVRKRESPRRHSQCLKYFSSWEQFTDREELDEMSCLRDWGKHWPLNMDSAEAPAAHANSRNRRSAGTSSTLRGSVTHTGRASQLQSNLFLTCAGLCSPPRQC, encoded by the exons ATGGCGTGGCCCTGCATCAGCCGCCTCTGCTGCCTGGCGCGGCGCTGGAACCAGCTGGACCGCTCCGACGTGGCCGTGCCGCTGACCCTACACAACTACTCGGACCTCGAGAGCGAGGAGCCAATCCCGGGCGTTGCTCCCTCGCGCAGAGGACCCTCTCCCGCAGGCGCCCGGGACCCCAGCCGGGACGTGCCGCTCACTCAGTACCAGCGGGACTTCGGCGTGTGGACGGCGCCCGCGGGGTCCAGAGATGCAACGCAGGGGCGCGGACAGGGAGCAAGCAGCCGCAGGGCCAAGACCTCCGCACCCCACTGCCGGGGGGTCTACGTGCTCCCCATCGGCGACGCGGATACGGCTGCAGTGGCGACCACATCGTACAG GATTTTAGGTCAAACTCCAAAAAAGCAGCATTTGAGAGAACTTTGGCTGTGCAGCCCACCCCAGGCCGACGGGGGATCCTTTGAGCTCTGCTGGCCACACACACAGGCTCCTCCGGTGAGGAAGAGAGAGTCCCCGAGAAG GCACTCACAGTGTTTGAAATACTTTTCTTCTTGGGAACAATTCACTGACAGAGAAGAACTGGATGAGATGAGCTGTCTGAGGGACTGGGGGAAGCACTGGCCACTCAACATGGACTCAGCAGAAGCTCCTGCAGCCCACGCCAACAGCAGGAACCGGCGCTCTGCTGGCACCTCCTCCACGCTGCGCGGGTCTGTGACCCAcacaggaagggcttcccagctgcAGTCAAACCTTTTCCTGACCTGTGCTGGACTCTGTTCACCCCCCCGACAATGCTGA
- the MAP6D1 gene encoding MAP6 domain-containing protein 1 isoform X2, translating into MAWPCISRLCCLARRWNQLDRSDVAVPLTLHNYSDLESEEPIPGVAPSRRGPSPAGARDPSRDVPLTQYQRDFGVWTAPAGSRDATQGRGQGASSRRAKTSAPHCRGVYVLPIGDADTAAVATTSYRQEFQAWTGVKPSRSTKVKPAKVITTHSSGWDGSPRPGFQAPEVRKKFAPNPSAIFQASAPRILNV; encoded by the exons ATGGCGTGGCCCTGCATCAGCCGCCTCTGCTGCCTGGCGCGGCGCTGGAACCAGCTGGACCGCTCCGACGTGGCCGTGCCGCTGACCCTACACAACTACTCGGACCTCGAGAGCGAGGAGCCAATCCCGGGCGTTGCTCCCTCGCGCAGAGGACCCTCTCCCGCAGGCGCCCGGGACCCCAGCCGGGACGTGCCGCTCACTCAGTACCAGCGGGACTTCGGCGTGTGGACGGCGCCCGCGGGGTCCAGAGATGCAACGCAGGGGCGCGGACAGGGAGCAAGCAGCCGCAGGGCCAAGACCTCCGCACCCCACTGCCGGGGGGTCTACGTGCTCCCCATCGGCGACGCGGATACGGCTGCAGTGGCGACCACATCGTACAG ACAGGAATTCCAGGCCTGGACTGGAGTGAAGCCATCAAGATCCACGAAGGTGAAGCCCGCCAAAGTCATCACAACCCACAGCTCTGGATGGGACGGCAGCCCCAGGCCCGGTTTCCAG gCCCCTGAGGTGAGGAAAAAGTTTGCCCCTAACCCCTCAGCCATCTTTCAGGCCTCGGCTCCCCGGATCCTCAACGTGTGA